One region of Exiguobacterium acetylicum genomic DNA includes:
- a CDS encoding glucosyltransferase domain-containing protein, which produces MHSFRQHLKNFMYTYRKDILVLSGMFLFILAYSFPLFRSGMVTFSDMSFGLSSHRYLEEIYGAWNNRWSTTTLLNVARLLYILPFYVLSLLFGSSGPVLIKSFIIGLLTISALSMFAFTKRLHSVYVSKHFSYLSLIAFAIAALFYALNPWVITRIQHIYLLCGYSVFPYALMLFFNIFDPKFREQLDPGFRLSDRLRRRTWIDITGLSIVFAFMAAGIHYFFFSLIYMGIMVGLIFLKTSWTRRKERIWSSLLWFYVRATCAFGLVFLLFNGYWFLMYVGSILTGSQASQHNINVSDTLMLFSRHSSWANVLFLTSYWWPMFDLTTLPLTFWIGGAITLLLILLGAVVAYRQPIHLFFSLLAIPLIVFATGTHEQVADAFVLFVTKTPLIGAMFRDPNKLVGLLMVSYSLLLAVGLNAVFTRASRTIPLKLYRVVSIVGTLIVIACFFLPYRTVYMEGFYHPVKMPKEYTAIQEEVDGKWLQFPIADEMTQPSTGIATPRWNQNPRKGGEIKATGDVQVYTSAHDTVFHHEGASPTIGYMMTFMQYLLDTGRSEQAGQIAKAFGLKQFAYRDEYTGMKDRQDFNLKVLQEQRDLVKTKQVGLFTLFDLIAPLDTRTVPQLMLTPYGLERSISYPTLAGYNLGRQSILYATQAHQDSLSWMKKGDIVEMIEENDLVLSQVPDEYYWKPFDAIDSANAFLNWGKTFLANNDWRWYLRTQGMTNPSFDLDFGDGIGLSFASARIDAPVYKLDGLKAKQVASFNSMLEDETFFKADNPDIVDLSPNPMSKDNNLPVLHAEVAEGDPKYIWQVAKSGKLPARSNNAYRFDITASGRGVDRLHVKVRFFDEKDRELNQTYVVAPRDSGDVDAIHLQGEYVTPRNAKTMRIDLLSFQRPERKTYWWVHDIKIFSYEDYMIPNTFTMTKDLPAGRYAGFARVLLNQKGGQLDLTFNKRGVTIPTRQRSGAKLAWVPLGSFTTPSGPATLSVTNTEGFNAIQNIVLIPEEKLTALRKRVDDTLAFTKTLMVLEAETGFDYTGHLQSERNYPGLSFGKGVAAQRGRLQRSIDIREATDYQLQLMLTPPPGNDGRITVKIRDGKQVVFERALSRADILNGHKHQQQIGNQTVTYDPLHLAFPYRMTELSDVYQTLYEVKLSDIPLKKGRYQLELSYASKVPSLVEWKDLHKFDPNEIVTDKALAAPEAAANCATCVSITDDMFDASETEDGYTIDYEPTCSCDWYIYASQKMKVKPYHEYLIQFDAVSKNVRQRHLKVYYLDKDDRVIGTDFINEVEEKKKKQWNHYEQIVIPPKKTVRMQLHIWTRGNEKKAGQLRLKNLEVLPYDQLILVDQLVLSEQSGTLFATEPARALDVAASQMGRDINSDAPLGRFTVNDSPTPLFKLQTDQETMRGDTALNGVSQLYRSNEKAAHVTVVLRPIYYTGLTILVLALPLSILLIYFMTSTRGLAIRQRLSSVFKQRLPRLKRKQK; this is translated from the coding sequence ATGCACTCGTTCCGTCAACACCTCAAGAACTTCATGTATACGTATCGTAAGGACATCCTTGTCCTATCTGGTATGTTTTTATTCATCTTAGCTTATAGCTTCCCATTGTTTCGTTCTGGTATGGTGACGTTCAGCGACATGTCTTTCGGACTGTCCTCCCATCGCTATTTAGAAGAAATCTACGGTGCCTGGAACAACCGTTGGAGTACGACGACGCTTCTGAATGTCGCACGATTGCTCTACATTCTACCGTTTTATGTACTCAGTCTATTGTTTGGCTCATCCGGTCCTGTCTTGATCAAGTCATTCATCATCGGACTGTTAACGATCTCTGCTTTATCGATGTTCGCTTTTACGAAACGGCTCCATTCCGTTTATGTCTCGAAGCACTTTTCTTATCTCTCACTGATTGCCTTCGCGATTGCTGCGTTGTTTTATGCCTTAAACCCGTGGGTGATTACGCGAATTCAACATATCTATTTACTATGTGGCTATTCCGTCTTTCCTTACGCTTTGATGTTGTTCTTCAATATCTTCGACCCGAAGTTTCGGGAACAGCTCGATCCTGGTTTTCGTTTATCTGATCGGTTGAGGCGACGGACATGGATTGATATCACCGGACTATCGATCGTCTTCGCCTTCATGGCGGCGGGGATCCATTATTTCTTTTTCTCGCTGATTTATATGGGAATCATGGTCGGACTCATTTTCCTAAAGACAAGTTGGACGCGTCGCAAAGAACGGATTTGGTCGTCGTTACTGTGGTTTTACGTCCGAGCGACCTGTGCATTTGGTCTCGTATTTCTACTATTCAATGGATATTGGTTCTTGATGTACGTCGGCTCGATTCTGACTGGCTCACAAGCTTCACAACATAATATCAATGTCTCTGATACATTGATGTTGTTCAGCCGACACTCGAGCTGGGCGAACGTTTTATTCTTAACGAGCTACTGGTGGCCGATGTTTGATTTGACGACGTTACCGCTGACGTTTTGGATTGGTGGTGCGATCACGCTTTTACTCATCTTGCTAGGAGCCGTCGTCGCGTATCGGCAACCGATCCATCTGTTCTTTAGTCTGCTTGCGATTCCGCTGATCGTCTTTGCGACCGGTACCCATGAACAAGTTGCCGATGCATTTGTTCTGTTCGTGACGAAGACACCGTTGATTGGTGCGATGTTCCGCGATCCGAATAAGCTAGTTGGTCTCTTAATGGTCAGTTACAGTTTGTTGCTCGCCGTTGGATTAAATGCTGTCTTCACCCGTGCATCTCGGACGATTCCACTGAAGTTGTACCGGGTCGTCTCAATCGTCGGAACACTAATCGTCATCGCCTGTTTTTTTCTCCCTTACCGGACTGTCTATATGGAAGGTTTTTATCACCCGGTCAAGATGCCTAAGGAATACACGGCTATCCAAGAAGAAGTCGATGGGAAGTGGTTGCAATTCCCGATTGCGGACGAGATGACGCAACCAAGTACCGGCATCGCGACTCCACGCTGGAATCAAAATCCACGAAAAGGTGGCGAAATCAAGGCTACGGGTGACGTACAAGTCTATACGTCGGCACACGATACCGTCTTTCACCATGAAGGAGCATCACCGACGATTGGTTACATGATGACGTTCATGCAATATCTACTCGACACCGGTCGCTCGGAACAAGCCGGACAGATCGCAAAAGCATTCGGATTGAAGCAATTCGCCTACCGTGATGAATACACGGGGATGAAGGACCGACAAGACTTCAATCTAAAGGTTCTGCAGGAACAACGGGATCTCGTGAAGACGAAACAAGTCGGCTTGTTCACCTTATTCGACTTGATTGCACCGCTCGATACCCGGACCGTTCCACAGTTGATGTTGACCCCTTATGGACTCGAACGGTCAATCAGTTATCCGACACTGGCTGGCTACAATCTTGGTCGTCAATCGATTTTGTATGCGACACAGGCACATCAGGATAGCCTCTCCTGGATGAAGAAGGGTGATATCGTCGAGATGATCGAGGAAAACGACCTTGTTCTCAGCCAAGTGCCGGACGAATACTACTGGAAACCGTTCGATGCGATTGATTCAGCCAATGCCTTCCTGAACTGGGGTAAGACGTTTCTCGCCAACAATGATTGGCGCTGGTATTTACGGACGCAAGGGATGACGAATCCGTCGTTTGACCTCGATTTTGGAGACGGGATCGGTCTCTCGTTTGCTTCCGCCCGAATTGACGCGCCGGTCTACAAATTAGATGGATTAAAGGCGAAGCAGGTCGCCTCCTTTAATTCGATGCTTGAGGATGAGACGTTCTTCAAAGCCGATAACCCAGACATCGTCGACTTGTCTCCGAATCCGATGTCAAAAGATAATAATCTGCCTGTCCTTCATGCGGAAGTTGCGGAAGGTGATCCGAAATACATCTGGCAAGTCGCGAAATCCGGTAAGCTACCGGCACGATCGAATAACGCCTACCGCTTCGATATTACAGCGAGCGGTCGTGGGGTCGACCGGCTCCACGTCAAGGTCCGGTTTTTTGATGAGAAGGATCGCGAGCTGAATCAAACGTATGTCGTCGCTCCGCGTGATTCCGGTGATGTCGATGCGATTCACTTGCAAGGTGAATATGTCACACCGCGAAACGCAAAAACGATGCGGATTGATCTACTCAGCTTCCAGCGTCCTGAGCGGAAAACGTACTGGTGGGTCCACGATATTAAAATATTCAGCTATGAGGATTATATGATTCCGAACACGTTTACGATGACGAAAGACCTGCCAGCCGGTCGTTACGCTGGTTTTGCCCGCGTGCTGCTGAACCAAAAAGGTGGTCAACTCGATTTGACCTTCAACAAACGAGGCGTCACGATTCCAACTCGACAACGATCCGGTGCTAAACTCGCTTGGGTTCCGCTCGGTTCGTTCACGACGCCGAGCGGTCCTGCGACGCTCAGTGTGACGAACACGGAAGGCTTCAATGCCATCCAAAATATCGTTCTGATTCCGGAAGAAAAGCTGACTGCTTTACGAAAACGCGTCGATGATACACTCGCCTTCACGAAGACCTTGATGGTACTCGAGGCAGAGACCGGATTCGATTACACCGGTCACTTGCAGTCGGAACGAAACTATCCTGGACTGAGCTTTGGGAAAGGAGTCGCTGCGCAACGTGGACGTTTACAGCGTTCGATCGATATTCGCGAAGCGACCGATTATCAGCTCCAATTGATGTTGACTCCACCGCCAGGCAACGATGGTCGAATCACTGTCAAAATCCGAGACGGAAAGCAGGTCGTCTTCGAACGCGCTTTGTCTCGTGCTGATATTCTAAATGGTCACAAACATCAACAGCAGATCGGGAATCAGACGGTGACGTACGATCCGCTACACTTAGCGTTTCCGTACCGGATGACAGAGTTGAGTGATGTCTACCAAACGTTATACGAGGTCAAGTTGTCCGATATCCCACTCAAGAAGGGACGCTATCAGCTAGAGCTGTCCTATGCAAGCAAGGTGCCGTCGCTCGTCGAGTGGAAGGATCTACACAAGTTCGACCCGAACGAGATCGTCACCGATAAAGCCCTCGCCGCTCCGGAAGCAGCAGCAAATTGTGCGACGTGCGTCTCGATCACGGACGATATGTTCGACGCGAGTGAGACCGAAGATGGCTATACGATTGATTATGAGCCGACCTGCTCCTGTGACTGGTATATTTATGCCTCGCAAAAAATGAAAGTGAAACCGTATCACGAATATTTGATCCAGTTCGACGCAGTCAGCAAGAACGTCCGTCAACGACACCTCAAAGTGTATTACCTGGATAAAGATGATCGTGTCATCGGTACGGATTTCATCAATGAAGTCGAAGAAAAGAAAAAGAAGCAGTGGAACCATTATGAACAAATCGTCATTCCACCGAAGAAGACTGTCAGGATGCAACTGCATATCTGGACGCGCGGAAATGAGAAAAAGGCTGGGCAATTGCGTCTGAAGAATTTAGAAGTGCTACCGTACGATCAACTGATTCTAGTCGATCAACTCGTTCTCTCCGAGCAAAGCGGTACGCTGTTCGCAACAGAACCTGCCCGTGCGCTTGACGTCGCTGCCTCACAGATGGGACGAGATATAAACAGTGATGCGCCACTCGGTCGCTTTACGGTCAATGATTCTCCGACACCGTTATTTAAGCTCCAGACAGATCAGGAAACGATGCGTGGTGACACGGCATTAAACGGCGTCAGTCAGTTGTATCGTTCGAACGAAAAGGCGGCACATGTGACTGTCGTATTGCGCCCGATTTATTATACCGGACTGACCATTCTCGTTTTAGCGCTCCCACTTAGTATCTTGTTGATTTATTTCATGACAAGCACTCGGGGTCTAGCTATCCGACAACGTCTATCGTCCGTGTTCAAGCAACGTCTTCCTCGTCTAAAACGAAAACAGAAATAG
- the ypfJ gene encoding KPN_02809 family neutral zinc metallopeptidase — MKWKGRERSSNVEDRRGMGGKGIAGIGGGVGIILLIVITLMGGNPAELLGDLTGGDQQNTTYEETAQEKEAADFVSVVLADTERVWTKEFKEDGKTYKEPKLVLYTDQVSSACGQAGKSVGPFYCPGDQKLYIDLSFYDELQTKYGAPGDFAMAYVIAHEVGHHVQTLLGKSDEIMPLREQMSEEKFNKYLVRFELQADYYAGVWAHHAQGENLLEEGDLEEALTAANAVGDDTLQEKGQGYVVPESFTHGTSAQRERWFKKGFDNGTIEGGDTFKAKNL, encoded by the coding sequence ATGAAATGGAAGGGAAGAGAACGGAGTTCAAACGTTGAGGATCGACGGGGAATGGGCGGGAAAGGAATCGCCGGCATCGGTGGTGGTGTCGGAATCATCCTGCTGATCGTCATCACCTTGATGGGCGGTAATCCAGCTGAATTACTCGGAGACTTAACCGGTGGGGATCAGCAAAATACGACGTATGAAGAAACAGCACAGGAAAAAGAAGCAGCGGACTTCGTCTCCGTCGTCTTAGCGGATACGGAACGGGTCTGGACGAAGGAATTTAAAGAAGATGGCAAAACATATAAAGAACCAAAGCTCGTCTTATATACGGATCAAGTCAGTTCGGCTTGCGGACAAGCAGGGAAGTCCGTTGGTCCCTTTTATTGTCCCGGTGATCAGAAATTATACATTGATTTAAGCTTTTATGATGAACTGCAGACGAAGTACGGAGCACCGGGCGATTTTGCGATGGCATATGTCATTGCGCACGAAGTCGGACACCATGTCCAGACGTTACTTGGAAAGTCGGACGAGATCATGCCACTTCGAGAGCAAATGAGTGAGGAGAAGTTCAACAAGTACCTCGTTCGATTCGAGCTACAGGCCGATTATTATGCCGGCGTCTGGGCGCATCATGCGCAAGGCGAAAACTTGCTCGAAGAAGGCGATCTTGAAGAAGCGTTGACGGCAGCGAATGCTGTCGGGGATGATACGTTACAAGAGAAGGGACAAGGATATGTCGTACCGGAAAGTTTCACCCACGGCACATCGGCACAGCGGGAGCGTTGGTTCAAAAAAGGTTTTGATAACGGCACGATCGAAGGCGGAGACACATTCAAAGCGAAGAATCTATAG
- a CDS encoding nuclear transport factor 2 family protein translates to MVLNRYFDLFDASRTDEQAFEDLVSLFTTDITFVLNGQPQHGIDAWKQFVRHVFTANQDIKHMYAGWEETTPGTYETRWAVCGKRADGSVFTQDGKDIARLDENGRIAYLENVPDDPKMFRS, encoded by the coding sequence ATGGTATTGAATCGTTATTTTGACTTATTCGACGCGTCTCGCACAGATGAACAAGCTTTTGAGGATCTCGTTTCCTTATTCACGACAGACATCACGTTCGTCCTGAACGGACAACCACAACACGGCATCGACGCCTGGAAACAATTCGTCCGTCATGTGTTCACGGCGAATCAGGATATTAAGCACATGTACGCAGGCTGGGAAGAAACAACACCCGGAACGTACGAAACACGCTGGGCAGTTTGCGGAAAACGGGCAGACGGTAGTGTCTTCACGCAAGACGGAAAAGATATCGCACGTCTCGATGAAAACGGACGAATCGCTTACCTGGAGAACGTTCCAGATGATCCGAAGATGTTCCGTTCATAA
- a CDS encoding Rrf2 family transcriptional regulator: MQMKTGVEQSVYAMLLLTFLPDRAVLPGEFISQQLGASPTYFQKLLRKLVQADLLYSVPGVKGGFRLRRPADEIQIFDVYQAIEGKQTLYASSGVFEDLMGIQEQEIGLLSNLMTEAEEAWQSTLKRESIGSIRQAIDASCPPEHLERLHALITDRMMTL; the protein is encoded by the coding sequence ATGCAAATGAAAACCGGGGTCGAACAATCCGTCTACGCGATGTTGCTCTTGACCTTCCTTCCGGATCGCGCTGTGTTGCCCGGTGAATTCATCAGCCAGCAACTCGGTGCCTCGCCGACTTATTTTCAAAAGCTCTTACGAAAACTCGTCCAGGCGGATCTGTTGTATTCCGTCCCGGGTGTCAAAGGCGGCTTTCGCTTACGGCGTCCGGCAGACGAAATTCAAATCTTTGACGTTTATCAAGCGATCGAGGGCAAGCAGACGTTGTATGCGTCAAGCGGTGTCTTTGAGGATTTGATGGGAATTCAGGAACAGGAAATCGGTCTACTCTCGAATCTAATGACAGAGGCGGAAGAGGCGTGGCAATCGACGTTGAAGCGCGAATCGATTGGCTCGATCCGTCAAGCAATCGACGCCTCCTGTCCACCGGAACATTTAGAACGATTGCATGCGTTAATCACAGACCGGATGATGACACTTTAA
- the cydD gene encoding thiol reductant ABC exporter subunit CydD — MNPLKGIVQIPRSILIQFIIAAFLMGVAVVGQSYGIVLTVDRIFLKEQPFEAVIPLLLVVLGMLLLRVAVTYWNGRLGTTLSAHMKQALREALVAKYTGRSVEMMLQGQAGQKVSVLLDAVDEMDSYYSQYLPKVVQTTIVPLMVLIAAFSYDWITGLVMMITAPFIPLFYIIIGIMTQKRADAQLEKMTAFSGTFLDTLQGLTTLKLFGRAKRQRDVIEKSSLDFRDATLTVLKLAFLSSLMLEFISMLSMGMIALEVSLRLILFQSITFIPAFLMLVLAPEYYLSLKEMGAAFHTGRGSVAAAKQIAAELTADDRPVAFGQSELSMNRPPRIVLDEVDFTYQEGRFALQDVTLAIEPYQKVALIGRSGAGKSTVLQLIAGLADPKEGRILLDGIERSQVKEASWFRQLSYISQHPYLYAGTLAENIAIGELRQAKPEEIFEAAQAAGLEELIATLPQGIDTVIGEGGRGLSGGEKQRVALARAFLKRPNVIVFDEPTTGLDVKTERLLQQAIEQLGQTATVITVAHRLHTIERSDQIVVLDGGRIVDRGTHDELLGRDSEYARMRSVQRGEETR; from the coding sequence ATGAATCCATTAAAAGGAATCGTCCAGATTCCACGCAGTATTCTCATTCAATTCATTATTGCAGCTTTCCTAATGGGGGTTGCGGTCGTCGGTCAATCGTACGGTATCGTGTTGACGGTCGATCGGATTTTCTTGAAAGAACAACCGTTTGAAGCCGTCATTCCGTTACTACTTGTCGTCCTCGGGATGCTGTTGCTCCGGGTCGCCGTGACGTATTGGAACGGTCGTCTCGGTACGACGTTATCGGCACACATGAAGCAGGCGCTTCGGGAAGCACTCGTCGCGAAATACACAGGTCGTTCGGTCGAGATGATGCTACAAGGGCAAGCGGGACAGAAGGTCAGTGTCTTGCTCGACGCTGTAGACGAGATGGACAGCTACTACAGTCAATACTTGCCGAAAGTCGTCCAGACGACGATCGTTCCCTTGATGGTCCTGATCGCGGCATTCAGCTATGACTGGATCACCGGTCTCGTCATGATGATCACGGCACCGTTCATTCCGTTGTTTTATATCATCATCGGCATCATGACGCAAAAGCGGGCCGATGCTCAACTCGAGAAGATGACGGCATTCTCGGGAACGTTCCTTGATACGTTGCAGGGACTGACGACCTTGAAGTTATTTGGTCGCGCGAAACGACAACGTGACGTCATCGAAAAAAGCAGTCTTGATTTCCGAGATGCGACGTTAACGGTCTTGAAGCTCGCCTTCTTGTCGTCGCTGATGCTTGAGTTCATCTCGATGCTCAGCATGGGAATGATTGCACTTGAAGTCAGTCTGCGCTTGATTTTGTTCCAAAGCATTACCTTCATCCCGGCGTTCTTGATGCTCGTGTTGGCACCAGAATACTATCTTTCCTTAAAAGAGATGGGAGCTGCCTTCCATACGGGACGAGGTAGTGTCGCGGCAGCGAAACAGATCGCAGCCGAACTAACAGCAGACGATCGTCCTGTTGCCTTTGGGCAATCAGAACTTTCGATGAACCGTCCACCACGAATCGTCTTGGATGAAGTTGATTTTACGTATCAAGAAGGACGCTTTGCCTTACAAGACGTGACACTTGCGATTGAACCGTATCAAAAGGTGGCGTTGATCGGTCGCAGTGGTGCCGGTAAGTCGACTGTCTTACAGTTGATTGCCGGACTCGCGGATCCAAAAGAAGGACGGATTCTGCTCGACGGAATCGAGCGCAGTCAGGTGAAGGAAGCGAGCTGGTTCCGTCAGTTGAGCTACATCTCGCAGCATCCGTATCTGTATGCCGGAACGCTGGCAGAAAACATCGCGATTGGTGAACTTCGTCAAGCGAAGCCGGAAGAGATTTTTGAGGCGGCGCAGGCGGCAGGACTCGAGGAGTTGATTGCGACGTTACCTCAAGGGATTGATACAGTGATTGGAGAAGGTGGACGTGGTCTATCGGGTGGTGAGAAACAGCGCGTTGCGTTGGCACGCGCATTCTTGAAACGACCGAACGTCATCGTCTTTGATGAACCGACGACCGGACTCGACGTTAAAACAGAGCGACTGCTCCAACAAGCGATTGAACAGCTTGGACAAACAGCGACAGTCATTACTGTCGCACACCGTCTGCATACAATCGAGCGCTCAGATCAAATCGTCGTCCTCGACGGCGGACGAATCGTCGATCGTGGTACGCACGATGAACTACTTGGACGTGATTCGGAGTATGCCCGGATGCGTAGCGTCCAAAGAGGGGAGGAAACACGATGA
- the cydC gene encoding thiol reductant ABC exporter subunit CydC, giving the protein MKELLGVFRLMVHQKRDIAWSIFFGVLAGVTAVGLFAASGYLISKAALLPPIQTLAVLIALQKISSLTRAVSRYAERYYSHRATFTILSDIRTSFYRRLEPLAPGIFGKYRSGDLLARIVGDVESLQNTFLRVLYPPIVLLLVFFCTIFFVSFFSWTIAGILLLGLILTGFLIPGWFAYREQRFARSVRVRRGDLSTEVTELFQGYRDLKIYQQLDQKEQDLNAVAKRYVEEEKRNGLHAVSNLALNTMVTLIISWLVLGVGAYLVASGQLEGVFLALLVMTSLTVFENAAPMAILPGFFEDSRHAAKRLDEVVTEQEEPVYDTFVLDQAPSFETNALTFTFPDAPRPVLRDVTVSIPAGKKTAIVGASGSGKSTLLQLMLRMYPADGLTIAGQESQTVDPEGLWQHANVVLQQNHYFYGTLRDNLLLANEAATDEAMRQALDDVGLTTFELNDRVFEKGENLSGGEKQRLAIARVLLREASLYLLDEPTSSVDALTEQMILDRLFARAEDATLVLVSHRLAGLEAMDQIIVMDQGHVIEVGTYTELMARQGAFYELKQVEQSVFAPIG; this is encoded by the coding sequence ATGAAGGAACTACTAGGAGTCTTTCGGTTGATGGTGCATCAAAAACGCGATATCGCCTGGTCGATCTTCTTCGGTGTCCTCGCTGGAGTGACGGCGGTCGGGTTATTCGCAGCAAGTGGTTATCTGATTTCAAAGGCAGCTTTATTGCCACCGATTCAGACGCTTGCCGTCTTGATTGCGCTACAAAAAATCTCGAGTCTGACGCGCGCCGTCAGTCGATATGCAGAACGTTATTATTCGCACCGGGCGACGTTTACGATCCTCAGTGATATCCGGACGTCGTTCTACCGTCGACTCGAGCCGCTCGCGCCAGGAATTTTCGGCAAATACCGGAGTGGGGATTTACTTGCCCGGATCGTCGGGGACGTCGAAAGTCTACAAAATACGTTCTTACGTGTTCTCTATCCACCGATCGTCTTGTTGCTTGTATTCTTCTGTACGATCTTTTTCGTCAGTTTCTTCTCGTGGACGATTGCCGGGATTCTACTACTTGGTTTGATTCTGACCGGCTTCTTGATTCCGGGTTGGTTCGCGTATCGTGAACAACGTTTCGCACGTTCGGTCCGTGTCCGCCGTGGTGATCTGTCGACAGAAGTGACAGAGTTGTTCCAAGGCTATCGGGATTTAAAGATTTACCAGCAACTTGATCAAAAAGAACAGGACTTGAATGCTGTCGCGAAACGGTATGTCGAGGAAGAAAAACGGAATGGGTTACATGCTGTCTCGAACTTGGCCTTGAATACGATGGTGACGCTGATCATCTCTTGGCTCGTTCTTGGTGTCGGTGCCTATCTCGTCGCGAGTGGACAACTCGAAGGGGTCTTCCTCGCTTTACTCGTCATGACATCGTTGACCGTTTTCGAGAATGCGGCACCGATGGCGATTTTACCGGGCTTCTTCGAAGATAGCCGGCATGCTGCGAAACGACTTGATGAAGTCGTGACCGAGCAAGAAGAGCCAGTCTATGACACGTTTGTTCTCGATCAGGCACCATCCTTTGAAACGAACGCGTTGACGTTCACTTTCCCTGATGCACCGCGTCCGGTCTTACGTGACGTCACCGTCTCGATTCCTGCCGGCAAGAAGACGGCGATCGTCGGGGCGAGTGGTTCCGGGAAATCCACGTTACTTCAATTGATGTTACGGATGTATCCAGCGGACGGATTAACAATTGCAGGTCAAGAGAGTCAGACGGTTGATCCGGAAGGACTGTGGCAACACGCAAATGTCGTGCTGCAACAGAATCATTACTTTTATGGAACGCTTCGCGATAATCTATTGCTTGCGAACGAAGCAGCAACGGACGAGGCGATGCGTCAAGCACTCGATGATGTTGGGTTAACGACGTTCGAATTAAACGATCGTGTATTCGAAAAAGGCGAGAACTTGTCTGGAGGAGAAAAACAACGCTTAGCGATTGCTCGTGTCCTTTTGCGGGAAGCGTCGCTTTACTTGCTTGACGAACCGACGTCTTCCGTCGATGCTTTGACGGAACAGATGATTCTCGATCGGTTGTTCGCACGGGCAGAGGACGCGACACTTGTTCTCGTCAGCCACCGGTTAGCGGGTCTTGAAGCGATGGATCAAATCATCGTCATGGATCAAGGTCACGTCATCGAAGTCGGAACATATACCGAATTGATGGCGCGACAAGGAGCGTTC